The genomic stretch GGTGGCCATGATCACGTCGTTGCGGGTGGCGTGGGCCAGTTCCGGGGCGATTTCCGGATCCGGGTTGGAGCAGGCGAACACGATCGGGTTGGCCGCCATGCGCTTGAGCTGCTCGGCGCTCAGCAGGTTCGGGCCGGACAGGCCGACGAACACGTCCGCGCCTTCGATGGCGTCGTCCAGGGTGCGCTTGTCGGTGGCGTGGGCGAACACGGCCTTGTACTGGTTCAGGTCGTCACGGCCGGCGTGGATCACGCCGGTGCGGTCGATCATGTAGATGTTCTCGACCTTGGCGCCCATGCTCACCAGCAGCTTCATGCAGGAGATGGCGGCGGCGCCGGCGCCCAGGCAGACGATCTTGGCGTCGGCCAGGGTCTTGCCGGCGATTTCCAGGGCGTTGATCATGCCGGCGGCGGTCACGATGGCGGTGCCGTGCTGGTCATCGTGGAACACCGGGATGTCGCACTGTTCGATCAGGGCGCGTTCGATCTCGAAGCACTCGGGTGCCTTGATGTCTTCCAGGTTGATGCCGCCGAAGGTGATGGAGATGCGCTTGACGGTGTCGATGAAGGCTTGCGGGCTTTCGGAGTCGACTTCGATGTCGAACACGTCGATGCCGGCGAAGCGCTTGAACAGCACGCCCTTGCCTTCCATCACAGGCTTGGAGGCCAGCGGGCCGAGGTTGCCCAGGCCGAGAATCGCGGTGCCATCGGAAATGACTGCAACCAGGTTGCCTTTGCCGGTGTACTTGTAGGCCAGTTCGGGATCGCGGGCGATCTCGCGTACCGGCTCGGCTACGCCGGGGCTGTAGGCCAGCGACAGGTCGCGGGCGGTGGCGGTGGCCTTGGTGAGCTCGACACTCAGCTTCCCTGGACGAGGATTGGCGTGATATTCGAGAGCGGCAGTTTTCAGATCAGACATTTTGGCATTCCGCTTTTTACTGTTGGACAGACTGGTCAGCGAGGATACGCGCCTCGCAAAGTCCTCACAAGACTGCCCGGTCACCCCTGTCAAGCGAGCTGTCCTACGACTTTGGGCCAAGAGCCACGGCCCGCAAGGGCTTGACTGTTCACAATCGCCAGTAAAAATGTCTACAATTTTTTTCAGCGAGAAGACTGCAGCATGGCCGGATCCGTCAGCGGCAGCAGCCAGCGCGGCTGCCCCGGCGGCGATCCGCCGCGCCGGGAACGGTCGACCACCCAGCCACGGGCCTCGATCTGCCTGCCTTCCAGCCGTTGCAGCGCCGCGCCGTCGAAACGCTCGAGCAGATTGGGCGCAACGCGCAGTACAAGCGCGTCCTGCATTTCGATCAAGATTGCGCCCCGATTGCGCCGTACCGTGCTCACACGCCCGCGGACCACGGTAAAGCCCGAGCGGGCGATCTGCTCCGCTTTCAGTACAGGCGAGCGCTTCCACACGCCGCGGCCGGCCCGTCGCGCCTCGCGTTCGGCAGCCTGCTGACAGGCGACAAAATCCACGTTCGGCGCCACCGCCACCTGAAACCCGAGGCCGTCAGCGAGCATTTGCGCTTCGAGATTGACGCCGCCGAGGCTGAAAACGTGCGCCAGCGTCCGGCCATAACGGTCCCTGGACTCCTTGCCGGGCAGCAGACCGACGCGCCCGCCGCTGTCGGCCACCAGCGACGCCAGGCGTTGGCGCGCCGCCACGGCGAACGGCTCGTCGCTGCGGCCCTGCTTGCCCAGCTCCGGCGTGTTGAGCCCGATCATCCGCACGCTGCGCCCGTCGCTCAGGCGCAGGGTGTCGCCGTCCACCACTCGCTGCACCGCGACATAGGCCAGCCCGCCGGGCGCCGGGCAGAACGCCTGGGCGTCCGGCAGCCAAATCGCGGACACAAAAAAGGCGCCCGCAAGGGACGCCTTTTTCATCAGACCGGAAAAGCCTTGAAGGTTTTCCAGAATGAGCGGCCTTAGGCCTTTTTCGCGCCGAAAGCACCGAAACGGTCGGCGAACTTCTGAACGCGACCACCGGTGTCCAGAGTCTTCTGCTTACCGGTGTAGAACGGGTGGCACTCGTTGCAAACGTCGATCGGCAGCGCTTTGCCGTGAGTCGAACGGGTGACGAACTTGTTACCGCAGCTGCAGGTAACATCGATTTCAACGTAGTTTGGATGAATATCGGCTTTCATGGTGCTTTCCTCAGCTAGCGTGCCGCCACCCAACACTATTGTTGAATACCGCACGGAATTAGGGCGCGGATTCTACCAGACCTTGCCGATCACGCAAGCTGTCCCTTGAACCGACCGTCTGCTAGGCTCCCGGCCCATAGGCGACGCCCCACAGGTCATGTGCGCGACCGCTCCTTCCATTAGTCTGCCGATCGAGACCCCGCGTGCCCGACGCCATCTTGCGCCTCGCCTTGCCCTCCCCCCTGCGCCGCCTGTTCGACTACCGCGCTCCGGCCGGCGTGCCCCGCGACCGCCTGCAGCCGGGCATGCGCCTGCGGGTGCCGTTCGGCCGGCGGGAAATGATCGGGATCCTGGTGGAAATCAGCGACACCAGCGACGTGCCGGCCGACAAGCTCAAGCCCGCGCTGGCCCTGCTCGACGCCAGCGCGCCGCTGCCGCCGGCCCTGTTCAAGCTGTGCCTGTGGACGGCCCAGTACTATCAGCACAGCCTCGGCGACACCCTGAACTGGGCGCTGCCGGTGCTGCTGCGCCAGGGCGAGCCCGCCGAGGCCCGCCAGGAGCGCTTCTGGTCGGCGGCCCCCGGCGCCAGCCTCGACGACCCGCGCATCGCCCGCGCCCCGCGCCAGCGAGAGGCCCTGGCCACCCTGGCCCAGCATCCGCACGGCGTCGCCCACGGGCTGCTGGGCAAGCTGATGCTGAACAAGGACAGCCTCGACCTGCTGCTGGCCAAGGACCTGGTGCGGGTGGAGGTGCGCCGCCATGCGCCGGGCGTGCGCCACGAGCATTGGCTGGCGCAGCCGGAGCTGCCGCTCAACGCCGAACAGCGCGCAGCCTGTGAGGCGATCCGCGCCGGCTTCGACAGTTATCACGCGTTCCTGCTGGCCGGCGTCACCGGCAGCGGCAAGACCGAGGTCTATCTGCAACTGATCCGCGAAACCCTCGAAGCCGGCAAGCAGGCCCTGGTGCTGATCCCCGAGATCAACCTCGGCCCGCAGACCCTGGCGCGCTTCGAACAGCGCTTCAACGCACGCATCGCCCTGCTCCATTCGGCGGTCAACGACCGTGACCGCCTCGACGCCTGGCTGGCCGCCCGGGACGGCGAGGCCGACATCGTCATCGGCACCCGTTCGGCGCTGTTCACCCCGATGAAGAACCCGGGGCTGATCATCATCGACGAAGAGCACGACGGCTCCTATAAACAGCAGGAAGGCCTGCGCTACCACGCCCGGGACCTGGCGCTGGTGCGCGCGCGGCAAGAGAACATCCCGATCGTCCTCGGCTCCGCGACGCCTTCGCTGGAAAGCCTGCACAATGCCTACACCGGCCGCTACGGCCTGCTGCGCCTGAACGAGCGCGCCGGCGGCGCCAAGCAACCGCGCTTCCTGCGCCTGGACGTGAAGAGCCGGCCGCTGGACAGCGGCATCAGCGGCCCGATGCAGCAAGCCATCGGCCAGACCCTCGCCGCCGGCCAACAGGTGCTGGTGTTCCTCAACCGCCGGGGCTTCGCGCCGACCCTGCTGTGCCACGACTGCGGCTGGATGTCCGAATGCCAGCGCTGCGATGCGCGGATGACCGTGCACCAACGCTACGGCGAACTGCGCTGCCACCATTGCGGCCATGTCGAGCGCGTGCCGCGCCAGTGCCCCAAGTGCGAGCGGGTCGACCTGCGGCCGGTGGGCGCCGGCACCGAACGGGCCGAAGAGCGGCTGGCGATCCTGTTCCCCGACTACCCGGTGCTGCGGGTCGACCGCGACAGCACCTCGCGCAAGGACGCGATGAACCAGCTGTTCGCCACCATCCAGAAAGGCCAGCCGTGCATCCTGGTCGGCACCCAGATGCTGGCCAAGGGGCACCACTTTCCCCGGGTCACGCTGGTGTCGATCCTCGACGCCGACGGCGGCCTGTTCTCCGGCGACTTCCGCGCCAGCGAACGGATGGCGCAGCTCATCGTGCAGGTGGCCGGCCGCGCCGGACGGGCGGAGGAGCCGGGCAAGGTGATCATCCAGACCCACCTCGCCGACCATCCTTTATTGGTGCAACTGACCGAACAGGGCTACTTCGCCTTCGCCGAGCAGGCCCTGAGCGAGCGCCGCGCCGCCGGCCTGCCGCCGTTCGCCCACCTGGCGCTGCTGCGCGCCGAGGCGCACAAGCCGGGCCAGGCCGAAGCTTTTCTCGACGAAGCATGCAGCGAAGCCGAACGCATGCTGGCCGAGCAGAACCTCGGCGGCATCGAGCTGCTGGGGCCGGTGCCGGCGCCGATGGAGCGCCGGGCCGGGCGCTATCGGGCTCAATTGCTGCTGCAGGCGACGGCGCGGGCTCCGCTGCACCGGCTGCTGGCCGGTTGGCTGCTGGCGCTGGAGCAGATGCCGAGCGGACGCGCGGTGCGCTGGTCGCTGGATGTCGATCCGGTGGACCTGTACTGACAGACGGATCGCCATCGCAGGCCGATCCGCTGCCGCAAGGAATGGCGGCGCAATTGTCACCGCACATCCACATCCTGCCTGCTAAGGTTGGCAAGCCCGTCTTCGCAACGGATAATGCCCAGTTTTTCCACCCGCGCACCGATGCGCCGCCGCGCCAGCGGTCGAAAGAGACGACCATGAAAGACACCATTCGCCAGCTGATCCAGCAAGCCCTCACCCAACTCGTCAACGAAGGTGTGTTGCCTGAAGGCCTGTCGCCGGCGATCCAGGTGGAAAACGCCCGCGACAAGACCCACGGCGACTTCGCCAGCAACATCGCGATGATGCTGGCCAAGCCTGCGGGCATGAAGCCGCGCGACCTGGCGGAAAAACTCATCGCCGCCCTGCCGGCCGACGAGAACGTCACCAAGGCCGAGATCGCCGGCCCCGGCTTCATCAACTTCTTCCAGAACACCCAGGCCCTGGCCAACCGCCTCGACGCCGCCCTGGCCGACGCCCGTGTGGGCGTGCACAAGGCCGGCCCCGCGCAGCGCACCGTGGTCGACCTGTCGGCGCCGAACCTGGCCAAGGAAATGCACGTCGGCCACCTGCGCTCGACCATCATCGGCGACGGCGTGGCCCGCGTCCTCGAGTTCCTCGGCGACGAGGTGATCCGTCAGAACCACGTCGGCGACTGGGGCACCCAGTTCGGCATGCTGATGGCCTACCTGCAGGAAAACCCGATCACCAGCGACGAGCTGTCGGACCTGGAGAACTTCTACCGCGCCGCCAAGCAGCGCTTCGACGAGTCCGCCGAGTTCGCCGACCGCGCCCGCGGCCTGGTGGTCAAGCTGCAGGCCGGCGACGCCGAGTGCCTGGCGCTGTGGACCCGGTTCAAGGACATCTCGCTGTCGCACTGCCAGAAGATCTACGAGCTGCTCAACGTCAAGCTGACCATGGCCGACGTGATGGGCGAGAGCGCCTACAACGACGACCTGATCAACGTGGTCAACGACCTCAAGGCCGCGGGCATGCTGGTCGAGAGCAACGGCGCCCAGTGCGTGTTCCTCGACGAGTTCAAGAACGCCGACGGCGACCCGCTGCCGGTGATCATCGTCAAGGCCGACGGCGGCTACCTGTACGCCACCACCGACCTGGCGGCCGTGCGCTACCGCAGCGGCAAGCTCAACGCCGACCGCGCGCTGTACTTCGTCGACCAGCGTCAGGCCCTGCACTTCCAGCAAGTGTTCGCCGTGGCGCGCAAGGCCGGTTTCGTGACCCATCCGATGGAGATGGAGCACATGGGCTTCGGCACCATGAACGGCGCCGACGGCCGTCCGTTCAAGACCCGCGACGGCGGCACCGTGAAGCTGATCGATCTGCTGACCGAAGCCCGCGAGCGCGCCTACAGCCTGGTCAAGGAAAAGAACCCGACGCTGGCCGAGGACGAACTGCGCAACATCGCCCGGGTGGTGGGCATCGGCGCGGTGAAGTACGCCGACCTGTCCAAGCACCGCACCAGCGACTACAGCTTCAACTTCGACCTGATGCTCAACTTCGAAGGCAACACCGCGCCGTACCTGCTGTACGCCTACACCCGCGTGGCCGGCGTGTTCCGCAAGCTGGGCAAGGACTTCAGCGAAGTCGACGGCCGGATCGTCCTCGAGGCGGCGCACGAGCAGGAACTGGCGGCCAAGCTGGCGCAGTTCGGCGAAGTGCTGAACAACGTGGCCGAGAAAGGCACGCCGCACGTGCTGTGCACCTACCTGTACGACGTCGCCGGCCTGTTCTCCAGCTTCTACGAGAACTGCCCGATCCTCGCCGCCGACACCCCGGCGCAGATGCAGAGCCGCCTGCGCCTGGCCGCGCTGACCGGCCGTACCCTCAAGCAAGGCCTGGAGCTGCTGGGCCTGGAAACCCTGGAGCGCATGTAAGTTGGCTGCCAAGAAAAAACCCGCCCCCAAACGCGGCGCCAGCCGCTACCAGGCCCCGGCCAAGCAACCGATTCCGGGCTGGCTGTGGATGGCCATCGGCCTGACGGTCGGTGCGTTCATCGTGTTCCTGATGAAACTGGAGCCGGGCAAGGGCAGCGACACGGTCAAGCGCGAGAAGGTCGAGCAGCAGCAACAGCAGAAAGCCACCAAGATCGCCGAGGCCAACAAGACCCCGCCGAGCCCGACGCAACCGGTGAAGCCGAAGTACGACTTCTACACCCTGCTGCCGGAATCGGAAGTGATCGTGCCGCCGGACGCCGTGCCGGAGAAGACCTTGCCGACGCCCCAGGTGCCGGCGATCCCGACCACCCCGGTGACCCCGGCGGAAGCGGCGAAGATCGACACCGCGCGGGCCCAGGCGGCGCTGGCCGGCATCACGCCGCCGCCGGCCCCGCCGGTGGCGAAGGCGGCGCCGGTGACCAGGTTCTTCCTCCAGGCCGGTTCGTTCCGCAAGGAAGCCGACGCCGACAAGGTGCGGGCGCAGATCATCCTGCTGGGCCAGGCGGTGTCGGTGGAGTCCGGCACGGTGAAGGACGAGACCTGGTACCGCGTGCTGGTCGGCCCGTTCAGCAACCGCGAACAGCTGACCACCGCACAGAAGCAACTGGCGGGCAGCGGCTTCAGCAACTTGCTGTTACAACAACGTCAGAGCCGCTGACCCGGCACCCCTGTGGCGAGGGCGCTTGCTCGCGCTGTGGCGCAAGGCGCCCCCAAAACCTGCGTATCCGTGGCTTCAAAGCCACGGGGCCGCAGGTTTTGCGACTGCTGCGCAGTCGAGCGGGCGCAAGCTCCCTCGCCACAGATGATTGGCATCCCACCCCCGCACCGCTCGTCCGCTCACTGACCCCGCAGTTGAAATACCGACCTCCACCCCCATATGGGTGTGCATAAGGCATTTTCGCCCCGCTGCGTGGAGACTCTTCCCTTGACCACCATCGTTTCAGTCCGCCGCCACGGCAAAGTCGTCATGGGCGGCGACGGCCAGGTTTCCCTCGGCAACACCGTAATGAAAGGCAACGCGAAGAAGGTTCGCCGCCTGTACCACGGCCAGGTCATCGCCGGTTTCGCCGGCGCCACCGCCGACGCCTTCACCCTGTTCGAACGCTTCGAAGGCCAGCTCGAGAAACATCAGGGCCACCTGATCCGCGCCGCCGTCGAGCTCGCCAAGGAGTGGCGCACCGACCGTTCCCTGAGCCGCCTCGAAGCGATGCTCGCGGTCGCCAACAAGGACGCCTCGCTGATCATCACCGGCAACGGCGACGTCGTTGAGCCCGAAGACGGCCTGATCGCCATGGGTTCCGGCGGTGCCTACGCCCAGGCCGCCGCCAGCGCCCTGCTGAAGAAAACCGACCTGTCGGCCCGCGAAATCGTCGAGACCGCCCTCGGCATCGCCGGCGACATCTGCGTCTTCACCAACCACACCCAGACCATTGAGGAGCAGGATCTCGCTGAATGAGCCTGCCGCGCCTTGCGCCACGGCTTGTTTCTGCTTGAGGACCGTCAATCACCATGTCCATGACTCCCCGCGAAATCGTCCACGAACTCAACCGCCACATCATCGGCCAGGACGATGCCAAACGCGCCGTCGCGATTGCCCTGCGCAACCGCTGGCGCCGCATGCAGCTGCCTGAAGAGCTGCGCGTTGAAGTGACCCCCAAGAACATCCTGATGATCGGCCCGACCGGCGTCGGCAAGACCGAGATCGCCCGTCGCCTGGCCAAGCTGGCCAACGCGCCGTTCATCAAGGTCGAAGCGACCAAGTTCACCGAGGTCGGCTATGTCGGCCGCGACGTCGAATCGATCATCCGTGACCTGGCCGACGCCGCGATCAAGCTGCTGCGCGAGCAGGAGATGACCCGCGTGCGCCACCGCGCCGAAGACGCCGCCGAAGAGCGCATCCTCGACGCCCTGCTGCCGCCGGCGCGCATGGGCTTCAGCAGCGACGACGCGCCGACCCCGGACTCCAACACCCGCCAGCTGTTCCGCAAGCGCCTGCGCGAAGGCCAGCTGGACGACAAGGAAATCGAGATCGAAGTGGCCGAAGCCATGGGCGTCGACATTTCCGCGCCGCCGGGCATGGAAGAGATGACCAACCAGCTGCAGAACCTGTTCGCCAACATGGGCAAGGGCAAGAAGAAGGCCCGCAAGCTCAAGGTCAAGGAAGCGCTGAAGCTGGTGCGCGACGAAGAGGCCGGGCGCCTGGTCAACGAAGAGGAACTCAAGGCCAAGGCCCTGGAGGCGGTCGAGCAGCACGGCATCGTGTTCATCGACGAGATCGACAAGGTGGCCAAGCGCGGCAACGTCGGCGGCGCCGACGTGTCCCGCGAAGGCGTGCAGCGCGACCTGCTGCCGCTGATCGAGGGCTGCACCGTCAACACCAAGCTGGGCATGGTCAAGACCGACCACATCCTGTTCATCGCTTCCGGCGCGTTCCATCTGAGCAAGCCGAGCGACCTGGTGCCGGAGCTGCAAGGCCGCCTGCCGATCCGCGTCGAGCTCAAGGCCCTGAGCCCGGAAGACTTCGAGCGCATCCTCAGCGAACCGCACGCCTCGCTCACCGAGCAATATTGCGCGCTGCTCAAGACCGAAGGCCTGAACATCCAGTTCCAGCCCGAAGGCATCAAGCGCCTGGCGGAGATCGCCTGGCAGGTCAACGAGAAGACCGAGAACATCGGTGCCCGTCGCCTGCACACGCTGCTTGAGCGCCTGCTGGAAGAAGTGTCGTTCAGCGCCGGCGACCTGGCCAGCGCCCATGACGAGAAGCCGATCCTGATCGACGCCGACTACGTCAACAGCCACCTGGGCGAATTGGCGCAGAACGAAGATCTGTCCCGGTATATTCTGTAAAGCGGCAAGCTGCGAGCGACAAGCTGAGTTAAGCTTGTCGCTCGCAGCTTCTAGCTTCTAGCTTCTAGCTTCTAGCTTCTAGCTTCTAGCTTCTAGCTTCTAGCTTCTAGCTTCTAGCTTCTAGCTTCTAGCTTGTAGCTTGTAGCTTGTAGCTTGTAGCTTGTAGCTTGTAGTCAAAGGCTTTTTCCATGCTCCCCACCGACATCAAACTGCACAAAGCCTCCAAGACCCTGACGCTCACCTACGCGTCCGGCGAATCGTTCACCCTGCCCGCAGAGTTCCTGCGCGTGCACTCCCCCTCCGCCGAGGTCCAGGGCCACGGCAAACCGATCCTGCAGTACGGCAAGCTCCACGTCGGCCTGACCAAGTTGGAACCGGCCGGTCAGTACGCACTGAAACTGACCTTCGACGACGGCCATGACAGCGGACTGTTCACCTGGGAATACCTGCTCGAACTGGGGCGACGTTATGACGCACTCTGGGCCGATTACCTGGACGAACTCAAAGCCGCCGGCAAATCCCGCGACCCGGACGAGTCCGTCGTCAAGCTGATGCTCTAGCCCGTGGCTCGGGCGGTTTAGAGGGCATTTTCTAAATTCATCTGTTTGAATGCTCCGCTTGTGCGGCCCAGGACTGGCCGCTTGCGAAAAAAACCAATCTCGGGTAACCAATGGAACTGGCAGGTTCCCTGCAGTGTTCCACGCGCTGCAGAACTGCCCTGCAGAATCAACGGTCACCCGAGCGGCAGTACCTGGCACCGGCTGTGAGACTGCACAGCGAGGACCGGGTACTCGTCTCAGGACAATGGAGCGTCGTAGATGAGTAACAAGAACAACGATGACCTGAAGTACCAAGCCTCGGAAAACACCTTGGGGCTCAATCCCGTCGTCGGGCTGCGCGGAAAGGATCTGCTGGCCTCCGCCCGCATGGTGCTGACCCAGGCCATCCGGCAACCGATACACAGCGTCAAGCATGTCGCCCATTTCGGCCTTGAACTCAAGAACGTGCTGTTCGGCAAATCCGAACTGCAGCCTGCCGGCGACGACCGTCGCTTCGTCGATCCGGCCTGGAGCCAGAACCCGCTCTACCGACGTTATCTGCAAACCTACCTGGCGTGGCGCAAGGAGCTCCACGACTGGATCGACGACAGCAGCCTCTCGCCCAAGGACATCGCCCGCGGGCACTTCGTGATCAACCTGATGACCGAAGCCATGGCCCCGACCAACAGCGCGGCGAACCCGGCGGCGGTCAAGCGCTTCTTCGAGACCGGCGGCAAGAGCCTGCTCGACGGCCTCTCCCACCTGGCCAAGGACCTGGTGCACAACGGCGGCATGCCGAGCCAGGTCAACATGGGCGCGTTCGAGGTCGGCAAGACCCTGGGCGTGTCCGAAGGCGCGGTGGTGTTTCGCAACGACGTGCTGGAGCTGATCCAGTACAAGCCGATCACCGAGCAGGTGCACGAGCGCCCGCTGCTGGTGGTGCCGCCGCAGATCAACAAGTTCTACGTGTTCGACCTCAGCCCGGACAAGAGCCTGGCCAGGTTCTGCCTGCGCAGCAACGTGCAGACCTTCATCGTCAGCTGGCGCAACCCGACCAAGGAGCAGCGCGAGTGGGGCCTGTCGACCTACATCGAGGCCCTCAAGGAAGCGGTGGACGTGGTCACCGCGATCACCGGCAGCAAAGACGTGAACATGCTCGGCGCCTGCTCCGGCGGCATCACCTGCACCGCCCTGCTGGGCCACTACGCGGCCATCGGCGAGAACAAGGTCAACGCCCTGACCCTGCTGGTCAGCGTGCTCGACACCACCCTGGACACCGACGTCGCCCTGTTCGTCGACGAACAGACGCTGGAGACCGCCAAGCGCCACTCGTACCAGGCCGGCGTACTGGAAGGCAAGGACATGGCCAAGGTCTTCGCCTGGATGCGCCCCAACGACCTGATCTGGAACTACTGGGTGAACAACTACCTGCTCGGCAACGAGCCGCCGGTGTTCGACATCCTGTTCTGGAACAACGACACCACACGGTTGCCGGCCGCCTTCCACGGCGACCTGATCGAAATGTTCAAAAACAACCCGCTGACCCGCCCCAACGCACTGGAAGTGTGCGGCACGCCGATCGACCTCAAGCAGGTCACCGCCGACATCTTTTCCCTGGCCGGCACCAACGACCACATCACCCCGTGGAAGTCCTGCTACAAGTCGGCTCAGCTGTTCGGCGGCAAGGTCGAGTTCGTGCTCTCGAGCAGCGGCCACATCCAGAGCATCCTGAACCCGCCGGGCAACCCGAAGGCGCGCTACATGACCAACAGCGAAATGGCCGCCGACGCCGATGACTGGCAAGAGAACTCGACCAAGCACACCGACTCCTGGTGGCTGCACTGGCAGGCGTGGCAGGCCGAGCGTTCGGGCGAGCTGAAGAAGGCCCCGGCGAAGTTGGGCAACAAGGCGTACCCGGCGGGCGAAGCGTCGCCGGGCACTTACGTACATGAAAGGTAGCGGCAAGCCGTAAGCTGCAAGCTGCAAGCTGCAA from Pseudomonas ekonensis encodes the following:
- a CDS encoding malic enzyme-like NAD(P)-binding protein, translating into MSDLKTAALEYHANPRPGKLSVELTKATATARDLSLAYSPGVAEPVREIARDPELAYKYTGKGNLVAVISDGTAILGLGNLGPLASKPVMEGKGVLFKRFAGIDVFDIEVDSESPQAFIDTVKRISITFGGINLEDIKAPECFEIERALIEQCDIPVFHDDQHGTAIVTAAGMINALEIAGKTLADAKIVCLGAGAAAISCMKLLVSMGAKVENIYMIDRTGVIHAGRDDLNQYKAVFAHATDKRTLDDAIEGADVFVGLSGPNLLSAEQLKRMAANPIVFACSNPDPEIAPELAHATRNDVIMATGRSDYPNQVNNVLGFPFIFRGALDVRAKRINEEMKIAAANALKDLAKLPVPKEVCAAYGVDALEFGREYIIPKPMDARLITVVSDAVAKAAIETGVATLPYPKNYPLKSVDDVFNG
- the hslV gene encoding ATP-dependent protease subunit HslV, which translates into the protein MTTIVSVRRHGKVVMGGDGQVSLGNTVMKGNAKKVRRLYHGQVIAGFAGATADAFTLFERFEGQLEKHQGHLIRAAVELAKEWRTDRSLSRLEAMLAVANKDASLIITGNGDVVEPEDGLIAMGSGGAYAQAAASALLKKTDLSAREIVETALGIAGDICVFTNHTQTIEEQDLAE
- the rpmE gene encoding 50S ribosomal protein L31 — protein: MKADIHPNYVEIDVTCSCGNKFVTRSTHGKALPIDVCNECHPFYTGKQKTLDTGGRVQKFADRFGAFGAKKA
- a CDS encoding SPOR domain-containing protein encodes the protein MAAKKKPAPKRGASRYQAPAKQPIPGWLWMAIGLTVGAFIVFLMKLEPGKGSDTVKREKVEQQQQQKATKIAEANKTPPSPTQPVKPKYDFYTLLPESEVIVPPDAVPEKTLPTPQVPAIPTTPVTPAEAAKIDTARAQAALAGITPPPAPPVAKAAPVTRFFLQAGSFRKEADADKVRAQIILLGQAVSVESGTVKDETWYRVLVGPFSNREQLTTAQKQLAGSGFSNLLLQQRQSR
- the hslU gene encoding HslU--HslV peptidase ATPase subunit; amino-acid sequence: MSMTPREIVHELNRHIIGQDDAKRAVAIALRNRWRRMQLPEELRVEVTPKNILMIGPTGVGKTEIARRLAKLANAPFIKVEATKFTEVGYVGRDVESIIRDLADAAIKLLREQEMTRVRHRAEDAAEERILDALLPPARMGFSSDDAPTPDSNTRQLFRKRLREGQLDDKEIEIEVAEAMGVDISAPPGMEEMTNQLQNLFANMGKGKKKARKLKVKEALKLVRDEEAGRLVNEEELKAKALEAVEQHGIVFIDEIDKVAKRGNVGGADVSREGVQRDLLPLIEGCTVNTKLGMVKTDHILFIASGAFHLSKPSDLVPELQGRLPIRVELKALSPEDFERILSEPHASLTEQYCALLKTEGLNIQFQPEGIKRLAEIAWQVNEKTENIGARRLHTLLERLLEEVSFSAGDLASAHDEKPILIDADYVNSHLGELAQNEDLSRYIL
- a CDS encoding primosomal protein N' produces the protein MPDAILRLALPSPLRRLFDYRAPAGVPRDRLQPGMRLRVPFGRREMIGILVEISDTSDVPADKLKPALALLDASAPLPPALFKLCLWTAQYYQHSLGDTLNWALPVLLRQGEPAEARQERFWSAAPGASLDDPRIARAPRQREALATLAQHPHGVAHGLLGKLMLNKDSLDLLLAKDLVRVEVRRHAPGVRHEHWLAQPELPLNAEQRAACEAIRAGFDSYHAFLLAGVTGSGKTEVYLQLIRETLEAGKQALVLIPEINLGPQTLARFEQRFNARIALLHSAVNDRDRLDAWLAARDGEADIVIGTRSALFTPMKNPGLIIIDEEHDGSYKQQEGLRYHARDLALVRARQENIPIVLGSATPSLESLHNAYTGRYGLLRLNERAGGAKQPRFLRLDVKSRPLDSGISGPMQQAIGQTLAAGQQVLVFLNRRGFAPTLLCHDCGWMSECQRCDARMTVHQRYGELRCHHCGHVERVPRQCPKCERVDLRPVGAGTERAEERLAILFPDYPVLRVDRDSTSRKDAMNQLFATIQKGQPCILVGTQMLAKGHHFPRVTLVSILDADGGLFSGDFRASERMAQLIVQVAGRAGRAEEPGKVIIQTHLADHPLLVQLTEQGYFAFAEQALSERRAAGLPPFAHLALLRAEAHKPGQAEAFLDEACSEAERMLAEQNLGGIELLGPVPAPMERRAGRYRAQLLLQATARAPLHRLLAGWLLALEQMPSGRAVRWSLDVDPVDLY
- a CDS encoding gamma-butyrobetaine hydroxylase-like domain-containing protein, translated to MLPTDIKLHKASKTLTLTYASGESFTLPAEFLRVHSPSAEVQGHGKPILQYGKLHVGLTKLEPAGQYALKLTFDDGHDSGLFTWEYLLELGRRYDALWADYLDELKAAGKSRDPDESVVKLML
- a CDS encoding thermonuclease family protein, with amino-acid sequence MKKASLAGAFFVSAIWLPDAQAFCPAPGGLAYVAVQRVVDGDTLRLSDGRSVRMIGLNTPELGKQGRSDEPFAVAARQRLASLVADSGGRVGLLPGKESRDRYGRTLAHVFSLGGVNLEAQMLADGLGFQVAVAPNVDFVACQQAAEREARRAGRGVWKRSPVLKAEQIARSGFTVVRGRVSTVRRNRGAILIEMQDALVLRVAPNLLERFDGAALQRLEGRQIEARGWVVDRSRRGGSPPGQPRWLLPLTDPAMLQSSR
- the argS gene encoding arginine--tRNA ligase, yielding MKDTIRQLIQQALTQLVNEGVLPEGLSPAIQVENARDKTHGDFASNIAMMLAKPAGMKPRDLAEKLIAALPADENVTKAEIAGPGFINFFQNTQALANRLDAALADARVGVHKAGPAQRTVVDLSAPNLAKEMHVGHLRSTIIGDGVARVLEFLGDEVIRQNHVGDWGTQFGMLMAYLQENPITSDELSDLENFYRAAKQRFDESAEFADRARGLVVKLQAGDAECLALWTRFKDISLSHCQKIYELLNVKLTMADVMGESAYNDDLINVVNDLKAAGMLVESNGAQCVFLDEFKNADGDPLPVIIVKADGGYLYATTDLAAVRYRSGKLNADRALYFVDQRQALHFQQVFAVARKAGFVTHPMEMEHMGFGTMNGADGRPFKTRDGGTVKLIDLLTEARERAYSLVKEKNPTLAEDELRNIARVVGIGAVKYADLSKHRTSDYSFNFDLMLNFEGNTAPYLLYAYTRVAGVFRKLGKDFSEVDGRIVLEAAHEQELAAKLAQFGEVLNNVAEKGTPHVLCTYLYDVAGLFSSFYENCPILAADTPAQMQSRLRLAALTGRTLKQGLELLGLETLERM